One stretch of Punica granatum isolate Tunisia-2019 chromosome 5, ASM765513v2, whole genome shotgun sequence DNA includes these proteins:
- the LOC116208095 gene encoding TMV resistance protein N-like isoform X3, producing MTRFILQTLPVASWAVVLTAIGSVLLSSVYRLRTLFLRRKKPSPVAGSIHVDDANLQQESAGPQLGQVTAQSSPSSSIPAKPGQEFEVFLSFRGEDNRKTFTDCLYHSLTEAGIRAFRDNEELHVGDEIGPKLMRSIKQSKICIPIFSRGYASSKWCLKEVTEMVKCMKEAPEHLIMPIFLDVTPDEVQHQTGCYAEAFCRHEKKNGLETVQGWRDALKENVKLKGLELSVVANGNQGEFIKLVVARVLRELKQANLNVSEILVGIDDHVEEVIQLLEVGLKDVRAVGIWGMGGIGKTTLAKVIYNKLLDQFECYCFLNDVRAISQEKGLPSLQTKLASDILRREHKDFANVEEGINVLKNRLHDRKALILLDDVDDISQLKVLASDLGWFGPGSRIIITTREREVLNLFQNCSIYEAELLSKDQALELFSKHVFGDSLPSTEFYNLSCNIVKRTGRLPLALEVIGSFLSAYRGRKDVWEGTMEQLKRKPHMLVQDKLMISYESLDYQQKEIFLDIACFFSRANVRDLIPMWDDCDFFPTVAIEILQLKSLIRIRDDKTLWMHDQLVDLGRLIVEQENYKEPELRSRLWRSIEAIDVLMGEQGSSKVEAAAIWADKGRVIFTNECFKNLSKLRVLLLDGVELDGTFLHFLPKLRWLRWPTKSASLPANLHLSYLTFLDLSNSEIDGDLISWSSIKMGKLKILKLTSCRKLKRSPDFSAFPALERLIVQFCDDLEWVDSSIGLLKSLKHVDMSYCRGLRKLPEQLGSLEALTELLIDCTSIDEIPISKSMKKLEILSANGCPRLNGIPESVGSLIKLKRLSLAECRALTKLPNSVGQLSSLVELNLERSGITRLPRTLGNLEKLEVLAGACPLMEEVAVDLRGLSLLRMERLHLRRVKSPPAYISRFSHPQNGVDHFFVPYRVKSLGSSTLTFLDLSGLVDLKELYLCGDCLKEGCLAKLCKLEILALISVNISIVPKEIDAFSSLEIINISACRELKCLPTLPASLYSLKVIQCPSLERFPNVSNLKKLMELHVHSCSVLREISGLANLISLYSLKIHDCPIAMLDGLEKLESLIILSVRSCNVVRLPELSRSKNLWSIDASDNRQLVKIQGLNNLCKVKTLDFSNCISLGRLPKLYELESLEKLDISNCKAIESIPDLPRLQRLKMLVMESCEKLSQLSGLGELESLEVLDIRRCISIERLPDLSKLRRLKSLEIEVCEKLCLLEVLGLESLEVLNLSGCKAIESLLRDLSRLQRLRRLKLKSCERLRQLDGLGQLESLEELVVKGCNAIERLPDLSRLQGLIDLRIEACEKLCQLDGLEELKSLKCLYIIGCNAIESLPDLSRLQGLTFLRIEACEKLHRLNGLEELQSLRVLLIRECKAIECLHDLSRLQKLEKLELKACEKVRQLEGLGQLESLVELVIRGGKAIESLPDLSRFQRLEWLKMKGCEKLCQLDGLEELELLQVLDIRGCKAIECLPNLSRLQSLMFLSTVACKKLLRLDGLEELESLEELDIRGCKAIESLPDLSRLQKLRKLKMEGCEKLRQLDGLEELESLRVLDIRGCKAIESLPDLSRLQRLELKTEG from the exons ATGACAAGATTTATCCTTCAAACACTGCCAGTGGCTTCTTGGGCAGTAGTACTTACTGCCATAGGATCAGTGCTGCTTTCATCTGTTTACCGACTGCGTACCCTTTTCCTCAGGAGGAAGAAACCCTCACCGGTTGCTGGTTCTATCCATGTGGATGACGCAAATTTGCAG CAGGAGTCGGCAGGTCCCCAGTTGGGGCAAGTGACAGCGCAGTCATCTCCTTCCAGCTCAATCCCGGCTAAGCCTGGACAGGAGTTTGAAGTTTTCTTGAGCTTTAGGGGAGAGGACAACCGCAAAACGTTCACCGACTGCCTATACCACAGCCTGACAGAAGCAGGGATCCGTGCCTTCAGGGACAATGAAGAGCTCCATGTTGGGGATGAGATCGGCCCCAAACTCATGAGATCGATTAAGCAGTCGAAGATCTGCATACCCATTTTCTCTAGAGGTTATGCTTCGAGCAAGTGGTGCCTTAAGGAGGTGACTGAGATGGTGAAGTGCATGAAGGAGGCTCCTGAACATCTGATCATGCCGATCTTCCTAGATGTCACGCCTGATGAGGTCCAACACCAAACCGGATGCTATGCTGAAGCATTCTGCAGGcatgagaagaagaatggcCTTGAAACAGTGCAGGGGTGGAGGGATGCCCTCAAAGAGAATGTCAAATTGAAGGGTCTGGAACTCAGCGTAGTGGCAAACGG AAATCAAGGAGAATTCATTAAGTTGGTGGTTGCAAGGGTTCTGAGAGAACTGAAGCAAGCCAACTTGAATGTGAGTGAGATCTTAGTTGGAATCGACGATCACGTGGAAGAAGTTATACAACTATTGGAGGTTGGCTTAAAAGATGTTCGCGCTGTGGGCATCTGGGGCATGGGCGGCATCGGAAAGACGACTCTTGCCAAGGTCATCTACAACAAACTTCTGGATCAGTTTGAGTGTTATTGCTTCCTCAATGATGTTCGAGCAATTTCCCAAGAGAAGGGTCTCCCGTCCTTGCAAACAAAACTGGCCTCGGACATCTTAAGGCGTGAGCATAAAGATTTTGCTAATGTTGAGGAAGGAATCAATGTACTTAAGAATAGGCTTCACGACAGGAAGGCCCTCATTCTTCTTGATGACGTTGATGACATTAGCCAACTTAAAGTGCTAGCATCAGATCTTGGCTGGTTTGGTCCAGGAAGTCGGATTATTATCACAACTAGAGAAAGGGAAGTTCTTAATCTATTTCAGAACTGCTCTATTTATGAAGCCGAACTATTAAGTAAAGATCAAGCTTTAGAACTCTTCTCTAAGCatgtgtttggagattccTTGCCCTCGACTGAATTTTACAATCTATCCTGCAATATCGTAAAGAGAACGGGAAGGCTTCCCCTAGCGCTTGAGGTCATAGGTTCATTTTTATCTGCCTATCGTGGACGCAAGGACGTGTGGGAGGGTACAATGGAGCAGTTGAAGAGAAAGCCTCATATGCTTGTGCAAGATAAATTGATGATCAGTTATGAGTCGTTAGATTATCAGCAAAAGGAGATATTTCTAGATATTGCATGTTTTTTCTCCAGAGCAAATGTTAGAGATCTGATTCCCATGTGGGATGACTGTGACTTTTTTCCAACAGTTGCGATTGAAATTCTCCAGCTAAAGTCTCTGATTAGAATCCGAGATGACAAGACTCTTTGGATGCACGATCAGCTTGTAGACCTTGGGAGGCTTATTGTGGAACAAGAAAACTACAAAGAACCGGAGCTACGAAGTAGGTTGTGGAGAAGTATAGAAGCTATTGATGTATTAATGGGAGAGCAG GGAAGCTCAAAAGTTGAAGCTGCTGCAATTTGGGCAGATAAAGGAAGAGTTATTTTCACGAATGAGTGTTTTAAGAATCTATCTAAGCTAAGGGTTCTTCTGCTGGATGGTGTTGAACTTGACGGAACCTTTCTACATTTTCTGCCAAAGCTGAGATGGCTCAGATGGCCGACGAAGAGCGCGTCTCTGCCGGCTAATTTGCATCTAAGTTATTTAACTTTCCTTGACCTATCAAACAGCGAAATTGATGGGGACTTGATCAGTTGGAGTTCAATCAAG ATGGGGAAGTTAAAAATTCTTAAACTCACAAGCTGCAGGAAACTCAAAAGAAGTCCTGATTTTTCTGCCTTTCCAGCCTTGGAGAGATTGATTGTTCAATTCTGTGATGATCTGGAATGGGTTGACTCATCAATAGGGCTTCTCAAATCTTTGAAACATGTAGATATGAGTTATTGCCGGGGACTAAGGAAGCTGCCGGAGCAGTTGGGTTCTTTGGAGGCATTGACTGAGCTTCTCATTGATTGTACTTCTATAGATGAAATACCAATATCAAAAAGTATGAAGAAGCTTGAGATTTTATCTGCCAATGGTTGCCCCCGTCTTAATGGAATTCCAGAGTCAGTTGGATCCCTGATAAAGCTAAAGCGGCTGTCACTGGCAGAGTGTCGTGCTTTAACTAAACTCCCGAACTCCGTTGGCCAGTTAAGCTCCTTAGTAGAACTGAACTTGGAGAGATCTGGAATAACTCGTTTACCGAGGACTCTTGGAAATTTAGAGAAACTTGAAGTTCTAGCCGGTGCCTGTCCTTTGATGGAGGAAGTTGCAGTCGATCTCAGGGGCCTCTCCCTTCTAAGAATGGAGAGATTACACTTGAGAAGGGTTAAGAGCCCTCCTGCATACATTAGTAGATTTTCTCATCCTCAGAATGGTGTTGATCATTTTTTTGTCCCATATCGTGTAAAGTCCTTGGGCTCCTCGACGCTCACGTTCCTAGATCTCTCGGGATTGGTTGACTTAAAAGAATTGTATCTATGTGGGGATTGTCTTAAGGAAGGATGCCTGGCTAAGCTATGCAAATTGGAGATATTGGCTTTGATATCAGTAAACATCAGCATTGTTCCTAAAGAGATTGACGCCTTTTCTTCGCtggaaataattaatatatctgCTTGCAGAGAACTCAAATGCCTTCCTACCCTTCCTGCAAGTCTGTATTCGCTCAAAGTTATTCAGTGTCCATCACTCGAGAGGTTTCCGAATGTTTCCAACCTGAAGAAACTGATGGAATTACATGTGCATTCCTGCTCCGTCCTCAGGGAAATCTCCGGCCTTGCAAATCTGATCTCCCTGTATTCTCTGAAGATACACGACTGCCCTATAGCTATGCTTGATGGTCTTGAAAAACTTGAATCTTTAATTATATTGTCTGTTAGATCCTGCAATGTTGTAAGACTACCAGAATTGTCCAGGTCGAAGAATTTGTGGAGCATAGATGCTTCGGATAACAGACAGCTAGTCAAGATTCAAGGCCTTAACAATTTGTGCAAGGTAAAAACTCTAGACTTCTCCAACTGCATATCGCTAGGGCGATTACCGAAATTATATGAGCTGGAGTCATTGGAGAAATTGGACATCAGCAATTGCAAAGCAATTGAAAGCATTCCTGATCTGCCAAGGTTGCAGAGGTTAAAGATGTTGGTAATGGAATCATGTGAGAAGTTGAGCCAACTTTCGGGGCTTGGGGAATTGGAATCGCTGGAGGTATTGGACATAAGGCGGTGCATATCAATTGAGAGGCTACCTGATCTGTCAAAGCTACGAAGATTGAAAAGTCTGGAGATAGAAGTGTGCGAGAAGTTGTGCCTACTCGAGGTGCTTGGATTGGAGTCACTAGAAGTATTAAATTTGAGTGGTTGCAAAGCAATTGAGAGTTTACTACGAGATCTGTCAAGGTTGCAGAGACTAAGAAGGTTGAAACTGAAATCATGCGAGAGGTTGCGCCAACTTGATGGACTGGGACAATTGGAGTCCCTGGAAGAACTGGTCGTAAAGGGTTGCAATGCAATTGAAAGGCTACCTGATCTATCGAGGTTGCAAGGGTTAATTGATCTAAGAATAGAAGCATGCGAGAAGTTGTGCCAACTTGATGGACTGGAAGAATTGAAGTCCCTGAAATGCCTGTACATAATAGGGTGCAATGCAATTGAAAGCCTACCTGATCtatcaaggttgcaagggttAACTTTTCTAAGAATAGAAGCATGCGAGAAGTTGCACCGACTTAATGGACTAGAAGAATTGCAGTCACTGCGAGTGCTGCTCATAAGAGAGTGCAAGGCAATTGAATGCCTACATGATCTATCAAGGTTGCAGAAGCTCGAAAAGTTGGAACTGAAAGCATGCGAGAAGGTTCGCCAACTTGAAGGACTAGGACAATTGGAGTCCCTGGTAGAACTGGTCATAAGGGGGGGCAAGGCAATCGAGAGTCTACCGGATCTGTCAAGGTTCCAGAGGCTAGAATGGTTGAAAATGAAAGGATGTGAGAAGTTGTGCCAACTTGATGGACTGGAAGAACTGGAGTTACTGCAAGTGCTGGACATAAGAGGGTGCAAAGCAATTGAATGCCTACCTAATCTATCAAGGTTGCAGAGTTTAATGTTTCTGAGCACAGTAGCATGCAAGAAGTTGCTCCGACTTGATGGACTGGAAGAACTGGAGTCGCTGGAAGAATTGGACATAAGAGGGTGCAAAGCAATCGAGAGTCTACCGGATCTGTCAAGGTTGCAGAAGCTAAGAAAGTTGAAAATGGAAGGATGCGAGAAGTTGCGCCAACTTGATGGACTGGAAGAACTGGAGTCATTGCGAGTGCTAGACATAAGAGGGTGCAAAGCAATTGAGAGTCTACCAGATCTGTCAAGGTTGCAGAGACTAGAGTTGAAAACAGAAGGATGA